The Chitinophaga caeni genome segment GTTTACTATTGTTTTGTTGCTTGCCACTCGCGGCACAAAACACGATGAAAGTATTAAGCTATAATATCCTGGAAGGTATGGTGAAAGATACTACGAAGGGGAAACAACAGTTCGTGGAATGGGTGAAGGATAAAGATCCCGATATCTTGGCTTTGCAGGAATGTAATGGCTTTACGCAGAAAAGCCTGGAAGCCCTGGCGGCCAGTTATGGTCATCCGTATGCAGTTATAGTAAAGGAAAGCGGTTACCCTGTAGGACTTACCTCTAAGTACCCGATTGCCGGGATTCAAAAGGTAAATGAAAATATGACCCATGGATTTATCCTGGCAAAGATTGAAAACTTGAATATCTGTGTACTGCATCTCAACCCGCATTTATATCAAAAAAGAAGGCAGGAGATCGCAGCTATATTAAAGTATATATCCATCCAGCCAAATGCACATAACTGGTTGGTGATGGGAGATTTTAACTCTCAAACCCCCTTGGAGAAAGATCGTCATGCAAAATCGAATATCATTCAAAGGCAGAAAGATGCTGTGAAACGGAATCCGAAAATACACAACTTGGTGGATGGCGAAAAGATAGATTACCTCGTGCAACAGCAAATGCTGAACGCCGGCTTTAAAGACCTGGCCTTTATTTATGATGCAGATCAAAAGCAACAAAATGGTAAAGATACGATCCGCAGCAATGCTAGGATTGATTATATATACTCCGATAAAGCTTTGAGTAAGAAGATGAAAAGTTGCCACTTCATCTACGACGATTTCACTGCCAAATTTTCTGATCACCGGCCTATTATCCTGGAACTCAAAAATTAATCATCATGCCGCATTTTATATTTCGAAAATTGAGTTGGTTTTTCCTAGTGGCAGGCTTTTCAATACTTTGCCTGTATGCCTGCCGTAAGGAAGAAGATGTAAAGTTCGTGACTGACCTGGCCATCGATTCGAGGATCGTGAGGATGCCCGCCAATGCAGATACAACGCGAATCATCATATATTCTGAAGGTAACTGGAACCTGGAAGTGACCGAGCCTGTTGAGTGGTTGCACCTGATGGAAAGTTCCGGCAATGGCAAGGGCGAAGCATTGATTTCATTGCAAGATAACAACGGCAATCTCCCGAGATCGGTTAAAGTGCTCGTGAAGGGAAATGGTAAAACAGATTCAATTGATATACAACAGAAAGGTCTGACGCCGACTATCAAGATCACCGATGAAACGGCACAAAGCATTGCCAACGGCGGGATTTTAAAAACGCCGATCAACACCAATGTTCCGCTGGAATTGATGGATATCACTTACCGGTATGATTCTACCGGTGGTACATGGGTTTCAGGACTGCAATTACAAGACGGTTACCTGTACTTTAAAGTTGATAGTAATAAATTGACTACGCCCCGCAGTGTCATGTTATACCTGGGTTACCTGGATGCGCTTGGCGCTATCACGAAAGATTCATTGAAGATCTCCCAAAACCTCGGCATGAGCTACGAAGGTGCTGTGGTAAAGGATTTTCAATATGTAAAACAAATGCTGGCAACAGGGAAAATAGAGGAAAATATCTTTATTGAAGGGATCGTGATCAGCGATAAAGGTCACCCTAATATTGCCAAGAACTGGAACAACACTAGCAACAAGCATACGCTCGATAAAACGGGCAATGAAAAAGCCGTATATGTTCAGGACCTGGATGGCACGGAAGGAATTTATATTCAAACAGCAACGCCCGGGCAAAATATTTTCAACTTCAATGACAAGGTACGTATCTGGTTGAAAGATGCCGACCTGGAACGTTTCAATGATCCGAATTATGTCATCGTTAGCGGTATTGAAGTGAAACATATCATGCAGAAGGAAGCCCGTATGGTCAACCTCGAACCGAGGGAAAAGTACATTGGCGACTTAACGGACAACGACCTGTATACTTACATAAAATTGAAAGATGTTGAGATATCCGTTCCTTCCGGCTCATTTACCAATATCAACGAAGGGTATGCCGCCCGTACGGATTGTTATCCTACGCATGTCCGCGATATTCAAGGAAGCGGGCTTTACATGTTAACAAACCTCGGTGTTCCTTACCGCCGCGATGGTAATCAAGTGCCGCAAGGCTCGGGAAGTATTGCAGGGATATTAGTTCATGAAACGATGGATCGTTACGGTGGAGATATAGGCCGCTATGCTATCAGGCACCTTTCCAGGGAAGGGATCGATTTGAAAGAAGATAGAAGCCAAGGATTTTCCAATGTACTGGTGGAATGGAGCCGTTTCAAGAAAGAGTTTGCCGCGGCGCCCACTGCAAGCGAGAACCCGTTAACACCGGATATCGGCCAGGGAAAGTTGTACAAAACCGGCAATATTGATATGGACTTTACGGGTACAGGTATTTACGGCACAACAGATTATAACGGCTTAATACCAGAAGCTACCACCGTGAAAGGTTCCATTGCCAATGGCGCTTGGGGAAGTAAAAATTGGTGGTCAACTGCCAACAACAGTGGCGAAGCATGGATGATCGAAGTCTCCTCTTCCGGAATTAGTACCCCTATCTCATTACAAATCGAAGGCAATTCGGACATCGGCGGCCCGAGGAATTTTATCGCGGAATGGTCTGATGGCAGCGGTAACTGGAATAGTATCGGTACCTATACCTTACAGGATGTTACGAACTGGTCTAATACCTTGCTTACCCAGGTGCCCGGGCATAAGGTTTTAAACTTTAATTTGCCGGTGGCAGCAAGTGGCTTGGAAAAGTTAGTTATCCGCTTGCGGGTTTTAAATAAAATTTGCGGATCAACAACCAATCCTAACGGTGGAACTTTAGGCGCCAACGGGGTTACCAGGTTAGCGCACGTTTCATTGAAATATAATAAATGATGCCCCAATTTTGTATAACACTAATTATCTATTGAAAGTAATGGGCCGCGCATTTGCGCGGCCCAATTGTTTTGTACTGCGGCTATACTTCAAGCCAAGTTCTTTATATTGATCATCATTGGGGTTCGGTAAGAAAGCATAAAATATTTATCGACATGAATATTAAAAAGATTTCTATCCCGGTTATTGTTGCCTGTGCTACGGTCTGTTGCACCTTATTTAGTCATGCCGGGAGCTTTCCATTCATGCAGGAAATTACCCATGAGGGCTGCTATTCGGCCATAGAAGTATCGCGTATGCCCGGTAACTGGCCAACCGGCGATGGAGAAACGCCCTATGTACAATTAAAGAAGGATCAACAAATTACGGTTGAATACGGTACGGAGATGACCTCATCCGGAGGCTGTAGCGCGCCATTTAACGCCTATTGTTGTTTCAGGGTAGAGAAAGTAGGGAAAGATTGGAAAGTTACCGGTATTACTTTTACCAGCTTGTAATTTTTTACAATCCAAGTAATTGATTATTAATTATCAATAGTATTTTTTTACTATTTAAAAATATTTATCCTATAGAAATAGTAGGGTAATAATGAAAATAAATTATCTTTACAGCAGCAAACACCACCGAAAGGCAGGTGCAAAACAAAAAATGTTTAACAATTAAAACTTACCCGATGTCTATCTATCACCGCTACGCCGATGTTTTGCCGCTGGGTTTACCTGAAAATTTCAAGAAACCTAACTTGGAAAAACATTTAATTCAACCGCTGGAAGCCGGACAAGTTTTTCCTGCTATCCAGGTATTTTATCAAGATATATTGCAAGGGAGGGAACTTTTGCAATCGAAACAGGAGGTGTATACTGTTACCATCCAAAAGCCGTTGGTATTAGCATTTTATTCCGCTCAATGGTCGCTTTACGGAACTAAACGCTACGGGCAATTACAAGATCTGCATAATAGCACCAAGGTTTCCGGTGGATCATTTTTAATGGTCACCGGGGAAGATAAGGATACTTTCGAAGCGTGGCATGATGCCAGGATCCAGGCGAGCTTTGATATGTTCCAGGACCGCCGTTTCGAATTGTCGAAGCAAGTTGGGCTGTTCAGCAGCTCCGACCCTTTATGGGGGCGTGTTTCCGGTATTGACGCCGACACGTTTGCACCCGCGGTTTACGTGATCGGGACAGACCATAAAATCATTTACAGTTTTGTTGATGATAACCTTACCCGCGAACTGGACAATAGGGAAGTAATCGCGGCAGTTAACGGGGCCCGCAAGAAAGCCGTAGCCTAAAATATTTCTCCTACATTATATACAACCCATCTTCCTGGGCTTTGATCGGCCCGGGAATGTTGGGCGCCTGCAATGCTTCCAGCAAATTAATTTCTATATTTCTCGTGATAGCATCCAGTGAAATACCCATATGGGAATCTTCGAAGGGATTCATGATGCTCAACCCGTTCTTATGCGTAACGTGGAATACGAAACCGAAAGCCCAACCGAAGATAATCGACCATGCCCCGATAGTTTCCGTCATCGTTAAAGTGTTCAGGATTACATAAAACCAGATAAATATCGACGTAAAGAAAGAATAGCTCGGGGGAAAAACCGTTCCCTTGATGCGCTCCGACTTTCCCATGCCATCGCAATGTTTTACTATCAGTTCATCGATCGCTTTAAACCTGAACTCATCTATAGCCCCGATCTGTTGTAACATTTGCAAATCCTTGGATTGTAAATTTATTATCGCGTTGGGAACGTTGAAACTCCCTTGTACGCGGGCCAGGTCATCGGCAGCTAAATAACGTATGTAATAATCATCATTCGTACTCCTCAAACCGGATTTCAATGCATATAAGAATGCGAGGTGCCTTTGTACCATCCGCCGGGCAATTTGCTGGGCCTCGAAGTCATGGCTGGTATAAGACAGTAAACTCCTTGCCAGCGAGCGGGAATCATTCACGATGCCGCCCCAAATAATCCTCGCTTCCCACCAACGATCGTAAGCCTGGTTATTGTTGAAACCGATGAAAAACGCAATGGCCGTACCCAGCACTCCTATGATGCCGCCGGGAACAGAAATATGGCTTTTCATATAATATGTATCGATGTAATACGCTACTGTACAGCACAAGAGGATCCATAAATCAACTTTCCATGTAAATCGGAATATTTCTCTAAAGGATAATTTATTACGGAGTAACATATGTTGAATTTATTTATTTAAACAACAGGCAAACATCCAAAATTGTTAAACACCAAATTTGACTAGGAAATTTGAGGAATATGTGTATATTTTACATTTCTTAGCATAAATTGTGAGCATTCAACCAAAATCAAGATAAATTTAGCGGATAGCGGCTGGACTTACAAGATTTATATTAAACAGTGAACGAGTGCTGAAGCACTATTTTTAATTGCTAAACGAATTACTCGGTGGTGAAAATTACTGACCAAGCGTTGGTGACAATGCTACAGCGTGATAACGAAGAGGCTTTCCGGGAGATTTATAACCGTCATTGGAAAAACGTTTATACGCAAGCATTGATTAAAACAGGGCTTCCAGAAGATGCCCGCGATCTCACGCAGGAAATATTTCTTTACTTGTGGAAGAAACGCCATGAGATCAATATAACTACTACGGTACCTACTTATTTACAGGCTGCCCTGCGGCATAAAATAATCGACTATTACCGGGGCAAAGCCGTGAAGCAACGTTATTATGAACAGGCGTTTTTAAGCGGCTTGGAAGCCGTCACCGAAGCTAACCATGAACCCTACCAACTCAAGGAGTTGACCCACATTATTGAAAGTGAAATACAGTTGATGCCTGCCCGCATGAAAGAAATTTTCTTGTTAAGCCGGGATGAAGATCTGCCTTCCGCCCAAATTGCAGCCCGCCTGGAGCTTTCTGATCAAACCGTTAGAAATCAAATCAGTACCGCCATTCAGCGTATCCGTAAGTGTTTGATGGAACATCATTAACCGGGCTTAGTTCCCGGCAGGAATTTTTTTTAATGTTGTCTAGTACATAATTGTTCTTTCATCGACTAAATATTAGGTAGCAATTTTCAAGCAATAAATTTTTAAGAATTAACAAGGTGAATCAATCGCGTTTACAAGTGCTTTTAATCAAGTATGGTAATAATGAATGCACGGAAGAGGAACTGCAGGAGTTGGCTGCTTGGTACGAAGGTCTGAACGCTTTAGGCAAGCCGCTGCCGCTGTCTGACAGCGTAGCAGATGAGGCAGTTGCCGATGATATATGGGCCGGAATTGCGACCCAGGCTAGCCTGGACCCGGTTCGTCAACCGCGTTCTAAGTACCGGAAGATCATTTATTACATGAGCGCTGCTGCCGTTGTGTTGCTAGGTATGTTCATGCTGTTCAAATCGTTTTGGAAAGAATCCGTGCAACCAAGCCCGGTTTTAGCCGAAATGCCCCTGTTGAAAACAGAGAAAGGCGTTATTTCCGAAGTAACCTTGCTCGATGGTACAAGGGTAAAGCTTAATGCCGACAGCAAACTGCATTATAATAGTGATTTCAACCAAACGAACCGCGAGATTTTCCTCGATGGCGAGGCTTATTTCGAAGTGGTGAAATCCAGTAATATGCCTTTCATCATCCATGCCAACAATATGGATATCGAAGTATTAGGCACAACTTTCAACGTGAAAGCTTATAAATCTGATAAAACTACGGAAGCCAGCTTGGTTACCGGCAAGATTGCCATCACGATGAAAGCCGGGAAACTCGGTAATAAAAGGATCATCCTGGAACCGAACCAGAAAGTTGTGATGCTCAACCCGGAAGTGTTGAAATCGCTGGAAGTGTTACCCACGGCTAGCCAAGGAGTTTTACAGGATCAAGGTTATGCAGTGGACCAGTTATCACGCAGCCAATTGGATCAAACGGTTTTGGAAACCAGTTGGATACACAATAGGTTAGACATCAACGATGAAAGCTTAGAAGAAATCATAACCCGCTTAGAGAGAAGGTATAATGTGAATATCAAACTAAAAGATAAGGACTTATTACATGCCCGTTACACGGGTAGTTTCGAACAGGAAAGCATCTCGGAAGTGCTGGATGCACTGAGGCTTTCCAGCCCAAAACCTTTCAAATTTAAACAGGAAAAAACCACGATTCTGATTACAAAATAATCGCCTATGTAGCATCATTCAAAACTATTCCACCAATCAAAAAGGGAAATGCTGTGAACACTTCCCTTGGCGATTTAGAAAAAACAAAAGGTTAGGTGCCAAATGGAACTGTACCCTGCCTTCATTTTATGAACTAAAATCTTACTAAAAGTATGAAAAAAATCAGACTTGGTGGGGATTCTTTGCCCTATCCAATCTTAAAAGTCTTTCTTGTTATGAAGCTTGCTTTCTTGGTCGTATTGGTATCATGTATGCAAGTATCTGCCGGGGTTTTTGGTCAAAACACACATTTGAGCTTGAAAGCTGAGGATATGAAGTTTTCCAAGATGCTGAAGCTGATCGAAAGAAAACTACCTTACCGCTTTGTTTATAGCACGGACTTAGTTCCTTCTGATAAAAAGGTTAGCCTGGATGTTACCGATGCTTCTTTGGATGAGGTCATGGCCAAAATCTTAGCAGATACAGATCTCGAGTTTAAACTCATCTCTAAAAAATTAATCGTTATTGCACCCAAGGCTTCCGATATACAGGAAGTAAGGGTGAAAGGTAAAGTAACCGACTCTTCCGGTATGGCTTTACCGGGCGTCTCCGTGCGCGTGGTTGGCACCAATACCGGGACCATTACCAATGGCTCCGGCGAATATGAACTCAGCGCTCCCGGTAATGCGAGCTTGGAATTTAGTTATATAGGATACCTTTCTCAAACCGTGGCTATCAACAACCGCACTGAAATTAATATCAAGCTAGCGGATAATAGCAAAGGTTTGAATGAAGTAGTGGTCGTGGGTTTCGGTACGCAACGTAAGGCCAACCTTTCCGGCGCCGTGGCAACCATCAGCACAAAATCTATTTCCAACCGCCCGGTAGCTTCCGTGCAGGAATCTTTACAAGGGGTTTCTCCCGGTTTAACGATCCTCAATCGCCCCGGTGATGTAGGCTCTGAATCCAATATCACGATGACGGTGCGCGGTAGAACGAATTTAGGTTCTCCCGGGCCATTAATTATCATCGACGGTATACCGGTTTCCAACCGCGAATTCCAGTCTTTGAAACCTTCCGATATAGAATCGATGTCTGTATTGAAAGATGCGGCTTCATCTGCTATTTACGGTTCCCGTGCTGCCAACGGTGTTATCTTGGTAACAACGAAGAAGGGCGAAGAAGGTAGAACTTCTATCGATTTGAATGCGAGCTACGGTTGGCAGTCACCCACCCGCCATTTTGAATACCTGGGTTCTTATGATTATGCTACGCTTTATAATGAAGCATTGTCCAATGCTGGGAAAGACCCCAAGTTCACGGCAGAACAATTACAATATTTCAAAGATGGTTCCAGGCCGGATGAATATCCGAATACCGATTGGTACAAGGAGGCATTGGTAAAAAATCCCGCGTTGAAGGATGTTAACCTGGGCGTTTCAGGTGGTTCGAAAAAATCACAGTACTACTTGGGCTTGGGTTACTTGGGACAAGAATCCCTCGTGCAAAACAAGGACTTGAACCGTTACAATTTAAGGTTGAACGCTTCTTCACAAGTATTGCCTATTTTGAATATCGGTACCAATATTTCGTTCATTAAGCAAGATAGGGATACCAAGGGCGGTGAATTAAACTGGGTAGCTTTAAACCGCTTGGTGCCTTCCATGGTGGCCATTCATAGCGATGGTACCTGGGGTACGATCAACGGGGGCAGCGCTGATGCTACGCTCGCCAAAGACAACGTGTTAAGAAACATGGCCGAAGGTGGCCGCGGCTATTCCCGCGATAATATCACCCAAGCAGGTTTAACAGCAAAATTAACACCCTTACCCGGCTTGATGATCTACGGTCAAGGTTCATTGAAGTATAACAACAATATGAGCTTTGCCTTTACAAATACTTTACCGCCGTTAATCAACTTCCTGACGAAAGAAGAAATGACTTCTACCCGCGTTACGCAAAACCAAATGGTGGAACGCTGGAGCCGCCGCCAGGAAACATTGATTCAAGGATACGCTGAATATGAGAAACAAATCAAGGCACATCACTTTAAATTGATGGTGGGCGCTTCGCAAGAAAGAAACCTGTACCGTTATATCGCCGGTGGTCGCCTGAATTTCCCGAATAACCAGGCCGGTATCTTGGATTTGGGTAGTAGCGTGGATTTACCTACGGAAAATGATTCTTATTATGGTACAAATGTTCCGCTGAACCGTTCTTACGAAGAGTTCTGGGGCATCCTTTCTTATTTCGGTAGGATCAATTACGATTATAAAGGGAAATATATTTTCGAAGCCAATTTCCGCCAGGATTATTCTTCCCGTTTCCATCCCGATTACCGCCAGGCGAATTTCCCGTCATTATCGGCTGCATGGAGAATGTCGGAAGAACCATTCCTGCGGAATGCCACTTTCTTAGATAACTTGAAACTACGTGCTTCATGGGGTATCCTGGGTAATGAGAGCAGCACTCCTTTGGGGAACTATCTCGATTTGCTGAAATACGGCGCCGTATACAGTTTCAATGGTACGCAAGTAAATGGTGCCTATCAAGATCGCGGGGTAAATATCGAAGCCTCTTGGGAGAATGTGTATATGACGGATTTCGGTGTAGATGCCACTTTCTTAAAAGGTAAGATCGATGTTGTTGCTGATTACTATATCAAAACAACTAAAGATATCCTGGTTCCGATTACAGTAGGTAATACATATGCATTAAAAGCGCCGACTGTAAACCAAGGCTCTACCCGCAATAAAGGTATCGAGTTGGCAGTTACTTACAACGATAGGATCGGCAAGGATTTCACTTTCAGCATTTCAGGGAATATCTCTAAAATCAACAATGAAATCCTGAACCTGGGTGAAGTAAATGAAAGGATCAGCGATAAATGGATTGAAAGGGTAGGCGGTTCTGTAGGCGACTTCTACGGATTGCAAGCTATCGGTTTATTTGTTGATGACGCAGACGTTGCTAATAGCCCAAAACAAGCATCTGCAACAAAACCGGGCGATATCAAGTACAAGGATCAGAACGGCGATAAAATCATCGATGCTAATGACCGCGTGGTGATTGGAAATGACGTTCCTTGGTTTAACTACGGTTTCAGCATCACCGCGAATTATAAAGGCATCGACTTCTCTATCCTGGGTTACGGGGTTACCAATGTTGAAACTTATCTCGACAACGAGGCTTCTTATGCATTCTTCAACGGTGCCGGTGTGAAGCCTTTGCATAAAAATCGCTGGACAAAAGAAAATCCGGATCCTAATGCAGATTATCCCCGTTTGTTGTTGAGTTCCGATGGACAGCATAACTATAATAATAACAACTCGTTCTGGCTGTTCGATGCATCTTATTTCAGGATCAGGGCGCTAACATTGGGTTACACATTACCGGAAAAATTGACACGGAAGGCCAGCATCAAGAATGCCCGCTTGTACGTGGCAGCTAATAATCCATTTACGATCATGTTTGATGATCGCCTGACCGACTACGATCCGGAGATCGCATCGGGCCGTGGTGGATATCCCGGTATCAAGACTTGGAGTGTAGGGATTAACGTGAAATTCTAACCGTGTTATTGAAAAAAAATCTGAACATGAAAAAACAATTGCTCATTATATCATCTTTATTAGGTGTAGCGCTCACGCAGCCTGCATGTAACAAAGATTTCCTAGACAGACCTTACCAAAGGGAAATTGAAGACAAAACATTTTGGACTAACGCCAACGATGCCAACCTCGCCTTAAATGCTTGTTATCAACAAATCGATTACGGTGAATGGAGCATTTATGATGATGGTAAAACAGATAACGCTCACGCACAATATCCTTGGGAAAGTGCTGCCACGGTGATTTCTGCCGGCGACGTTACTTCTGCTAACAATGTTGACTGGAGCTTTGAAAGTATCCGCCGTGTCAATAACTTCCTCG includes the following:
- a CDS encoding RNA polymerase sigma factor; protein product: MKITDQALVTMLQRDNEEAFREIYNRHWKNVYTQALIKTGLPEDARDLTQEIFLYLWKKRHEINITTTVPTYLQAALRHKIIDYYRGKAVKQRYYEQAFLSGLEAVTEANHEPYQLKELTHIIESEIQLMPARMKEIFLLSRDEDLPSAQIAARLELSDQTVRNQISTAIQRIRKCLMEHH
- a CDS encoding FecR family protein → MNQSRLQVLLIKYGNNECTEEELQELAAWYEGLNALGKPLPLSDSVADEAVADDIWAGIATQASLDPVRQPRSKYRKIIYYMSAAAVVLLGMFMLFKSFWKESVQPSPVLAEMPLLKTEKGVISEVTLLDGTRVKLNADSKLHYNSDFNQTNREIFLDGEAYFEVVKSSNMPFIIHANNMDIEVLGTTFNVKAYKSDKTTEASLVTGKIAITMKAGKLGNKRIILEPNQKVVMLNPEVLKSLEVLPTASQGVLQDQGYAVDQLSRSQLDQTVLETSWIHNRLDINDESLEEIITRLERRYNVNIKLKDKDLLHARYTGSFEQESISEVLDALRLSSPKPFKFKQEKTTILITK
- a CDS encoding redoxin domain-containing protein, with the protein product MSIYHRYADVLPLGLPENFKKPNLEKHLIQPLEAGQVFPAIQVFYQDILQGRELLQSKQEVYTVTIQKPLVLAFYSAQWSLYGTKRYGQLQDLHNSTKVSGGSFLMVTGEDKDTFEAWHDARIQASFDMFQDRRFELSKQVGLFSSSDPLWGRVSGIDADTFAPAVYVIGTDHKIIYSFVDDNLTRELDNREVIAAVNGARKKAVA
- a CDS encoding SusC/RagA family TonB-linked outer membrane protein is translated as MKLAFLVVLVSCMQVSAGVFGQNTHLSLKAEDMKFSKMLKLIERKLPYRFVYSTDLVPSDKKVSLDVTDASLDEVMAKILADTDLEFKLISKKLIVIAPKASDIQEVRVKGKVTDSSGMALPGVSVRVVGTNTGTITNGSGEYELSAPGNASLEFSYIGYLSQTVAINNRTEINIKLADNSKGLNEVVVVGFGTQRKANLSGAVATISTKSISNRPVASVQESLQGVSPGLTILNRPGDVGSESNITMTVRGRTNLGSPGPLIIIDGIPVSNREFQSLKPSDIESMSVLKDAASSAIYGSRAANGVILVTTKKGEEGRTSIDLNASYGWQSPTRHFEYLGSYDYATLYNEALSNAGKDPKFTAEQLQYFKDGSRPDEYPNTDWYKEALVKNPALKDVNLGVSGGSKKSQYYLGLGYLGQESLVQNKDLNRYNLRLNASSQVLPILNIGTNISFIKQDRDTKGGELNWVALNRLVPSMVAIHSDGTWGTINGGSADATLAKDNVLRNMAEGGRGYSRDNITQAGLTAKLTPLPGLMIYGQGSLKYNNNMSFAFTNTLPPLINFLTKEEMTSTRVTQNQMVERWSRRQETLIQGYAEYEKQIKAHHFKLMVGASQERNLYRYIAGGRLNFPNNQAGILDLGSSVDLPTENDSYYGTNVPLNRSYEEFWGILSYFGRINYDYKGKYIFEANFRQDYSSRFHPDYRQANFPSLSAAWRMSEEPFLRNATFLDNLKLRASWGILGNESSTPLGNYLDLLKYGAVYSFNGTQVNGAYQDRGVNIEASWENVYMTDFGVDATFLKGKIDVVADYYIKTTKDILVPITVGNTYALKAPTVNQGSTRNKGIELAVTYNDRIGKDFTFSISGNISKINNEILNLGEVNERISDKWIERVGGSVGDFYGLQAIGLFVDDADVANSPKQASATKPGDIKYKDQNGDKIIDANDRVVIGNDVPWFNYGFSITANYKGIDFSILGYGVTNVETYLDNEASYAFFNGAGVKPLHKNRWTKENPDPNADYPRLLLSSDGQHNYNNNNSFWLFDASYFRIRALTLGYTLPEKLTRKASIKNARLYVAANNPFTIMFDDRLTDYDPEIASGRGGYPGIKTWSVGINVKF
- a CDS encoding DUF5689 domain-containing protein: MPHFIFRKLSWFFLVAGFSILCLYACRKEEDVKFVTDLAIDSRIVRMPANADTTRIIIYSEGNWNLEVTEPVEWLHLMESSGNGKGEALISLQDNNGNLPRSVKVLVKGNGKTDSIDIQQKGLTPTIKITDETAQSIANGGILKTPINTNVPLELMDITYRYDSTGGTWVSGLQLQDGYLYFKVDSNKLTTPRSVMLYLGYLDALGAITKDSLKISQNLGMSYEGAVVKDFQYVKQMLATGKIEENIFIEGIVISDKGHPNIAKNWNNTSNKHTLDKTGNEKAVYVQDLDGTEGIYIQTATPGQNIFNFNDKVRIWLKDADLERFNDPNYVIVSGIEVKHIMQKEARMVNLEPREKYIGDLTDNDLYTYIKLKDVEISVPSGSFTNINEGYAARTDCYPTHVRDIQGSGLYMLTNLGVPYRRDGNQVPQGSGSIAGILVHETMDRYGGDIGRYAIRHLSREGIDLKEDRSQGFSNVLVEWSRFKKEFAAAPTASENPLTPDIGQGKLYKTGNIDMDFTGTGIYGTTDYNGLIPEATTVKGSIANGAWGSKNWWSTANNSGEAWMIEVSSSGISTPISLQIEGNSDIGGPRNFIAEWSDGSGNWNSIGTYTLQDVTNWSNTLLTQVPGHKVLNFNLPVAASGLEKLVIRLRVLNKICGSTTNPNGGTLGANGVTRLAHVSLKYNK
- a CDS encoding endonuclease/exonuclease/phosphatase family protein; translated protein: MRSTIIYSLLLFCCLPLAAQNTMKVLSYNILEGMVKDTTKGKQQFVEWVKDKDPDILALQECNGFTQKSLEALAASYGHPYAVIVKESGYPVGLTSKYPIAGIQKVNENMTHGFILAKIENLNICVLHLNPHLYQKRRQEIAAILKYISIQPNAHNWLVMGDFNSQTPLEKDRHAKSNIIQRQKDAVKRNPKIHNLVDGEKIDYLVQQQMLNAGFKDLAFIYDADQKQQNGKDTIRSNARIDYIYSDKALSKKMKSCHFIYDDFTAKFSDHRPIILELKN
- a CDS encoding bestrophin family protein, yielding MLLRNKLSFREIFRFTWKVDLWILLCCTVAYYIDTYYMKSHISVPGGIIGVLGTAIAFFIGFNNNQAYDRWWEARIIWGGIVNDSRSLARSLLSYTSHDFEAQQIARRMVQRHLAFLYALKSGLRSTNDDYYIRYLAADDLARVQGSFNVPNAIINLQSKDLQMLQQIGAIDEFRFKAIDELIVKHCDGMGKSERIKGTVFPPSYSFFTSIFIWFYVILNTLTMTETIGAWSIIFGWAFGFVFHVTHKNGLSIMNPFEDSHMGISLDAITRNIEINLLEALQAPNIPGPIKAQEDGLYIM